The sequence below is a genomic window from Selenomonas ruminantium subsp. lactilytica TAM6421.
CGGTGCAGGACAGCATTGAGACCTTTTTGCACAAGCATATTGAAAAATCCTGGGGCAGTCAGGATGCCAAGCCGGGAACGTTCTATGATGACAGTCATTGTGCTCAGCTGGTCAAGGAATATCTGAGCGGGGAAATGAGCTTTGTGCCCTTTTCCAAAGAACTGGCCAAGAAGCTGGAAGATGCTTTCGTCCATGCGGAAGAGATGGCTTCCAGCGATGTGATCGTGGCGGATGTGCGCATTGATGACCGGCGGCAGATTGTCATTTTCAAGTCAAACAGCCATATTGGCTACACTCATCAGGTGAACCAGACGGAAGCGGGCATCAAGAATGAGATCATCAACCACTATTCTATCATGCCCAATCTCTCTCAGAAGATGGAGGAGTTTGCCTTTATCGATGCAGAAACGAAGGAAGTTTCCGTCACGGCGAAAAAGTACACCATTGATGGCAACAGCATCCTGGTGTTCCCGGAAATCCTGCTGGAATGCAGCCTGACGCCATCGCCCAAGGAGGCCATCAAGAACCTCAGC
It includes:
- a CDS encoding nucleoid-associated protein, with amino-acid sequence MVVIDKAILHILDFNSGMTVYSDEELTVQDSIETFLHKHIEKSWGSQDAKPGTFYDDSHCAQLVKEYLSGEMSFVPFSKELAKKLEDAFVHAEEMASSDVIVADVRIDDRRQIVIFKSNSHIGYTHQVNQTEAGIKNEIINHYSIMPNLSQKMEEFAFIDAETKEVSVTAKKYTIDGNSILVFPEILLECSLTPSPKEAIKNLSKTAAKVAEAYGQDKVATEAAVKSYVTENMQATDELDLVEAGKEIFKENPSMQADFDNAIKEAGFTEPVKMDQEATIKKMCKHKLKTDTGIELTIPSEYFDNTEFMEFHNNEDGTLSIMLKHIGNIVNRG